The following are encoded together in the Drosophila sechellia strain sech25 chromosome 3R, ASM438219v1, whole genome shotgun sequence genome:
- the LOC6607266 gene encoding gastrula zinc finger protein XlCGF7.1 isoform X2: protein MYLCQECTNELLIAAKFRKKCEDSEKLRDMAREISMDTAERLASEEIIIIDPSDYIEQFFAVEDPENEPIGVARWNCQHCGAGFQQSEALRRHIQKVHASITIIDCRDCRRIFTKVGCYQVHNCSHAKSLKRKHKCLECGKCLQSASSLASHIRLHTDERAFTCDQCAKAFRTNGALQAHLRRHKQVMQHKCPHCGRGFVESSNLRRHIVARHTEERPHLCNFCQRSFSRVYMLELHLRTHTGERPYACQHCEKRFAQLGVLKSHERIHTGERLHRCQVCEKTFTRAGQLRKHALRHETGQ, encoded by the coding sequence ATGTATTTATGCCAGGAGTGCACCAACGAGCTTCTCATCGCCGCAAAGTTTCGCAAAAAGTGCGAGGATTCGGAGAAGTTGCGCGATATGGCTCGCGAGATAAGCATGGACACGGCAGAACGCCTAGCTTCGGaggaaataattattattgatCCCAGCGACTATATTGAACAGTTCTTCGCTGTGGAGGATCCCGAAAATGAACCTATTGGAGTTGCACGCTGGAACTGCCAGCATTGTGGCGCTGGTTTCCAGCAATCGGAAGCACTGCGTCGGCACATCCAAAAAGTCCATGCTTCAATAACTATTATTGACTGTAGGGATTGCAGGCGGATCTTTACGAAAGTGGGTTGCTACCAGGTCCACAATTGCTCTCATGCCAAGTCACTCAAACGTAAGCACAAGTGCCTGGAGTGCGGTAAGTGCCTTCAATCCGCCTCTAGTCTGGCAAGCCACATTCGCCTGCACACCGACGAAAGGGCCTTCACCTGCGATCAGTGCGCCAAGGCCTTCAGGACCAATGGAGCATTGCAGGCTCATCTGAGGCGCCACAAGCAGGTCATGCAGCACAAGTGTCCGCACTGCGGACGTGGATTTGTAGAATCCAGCAACCTGCGACGCCATATAGTTGCCAGGCACACGGAGGAACGTCCGCATCTTTGCAACTTCTGTCAGCGCAGTTTCTCCAGGGTCTACATGCTGGAGCTGCATCTTCGTACACACACTGGCGAAAGACCCTACGCCTGCCAGCATTGTGAAAAACGTTTTGCCCAGCTGGGAGTCCTCAAGAGTCACGAGCGGATCCATACCGGTGAACGCCTGCACCGCTGCCAAGTGTGCGAAAAAACTTTTACGCGGGCGGGACAGCTCCGAAAGCACGCGTTGCGTCATGAAACCGGACAGTGA
- the LOC6607265 gene encoding putative cyclin-dependent serine/threonine-protein kinase DDB_G0272797/DDB_G0274007: protein MKNGAKQQQQQLESHYQHLTYQQHPGSNARNTLDRKQPSNSGGDYCTQINPHYLQTFDSLDHYSVATMQQQPLRSQSKSQIYSYGSSGTASDNSNHNQQHLPHQQHQHYHSSSNIAHIEHHYHPQHGSDRYSHPHVQQPHQQHQQQQQQQHQLQQQQHHSLKHTKHGKGHKNGKHGSKGSSSKSQDDFKQQQQLQPPKCSGNSKSAKRNGCGNQVLPLPPPQQQHYSSSSDSLPFDNNYY from the coding sequence ATGAAAAACGGCgccaaacagcagcagcagcaactggagTCGCACTACCAACACTTGACCTACCAGCAGCATCCCGGCAGCAATGCACGCAACACCCTGGACCGCAAGCAGCCGAGCAACAGTGGCGGCGACTACTGCACCCAGATCAATCCGCACTATCTGCAGACCTTCGACAGTTTGGACCACTACAGTGTGGCCAccatgcagcagcagccgctgcGCAGCCAGTCCAAGTCGCAGATCTACAGCTATGGCAGCAGCGGCACCGCCAGCGACAACAGCAACCACAACCAGCAGCATCTGCcgcaccagcagcaccagcactaccacagcagcagcaacatagCCCACATCGAGCACCACTACCATCCGCAGCACGGCAGCGATCGCTACAGCCACCCGCACGTGCAGCAGCCAcatcagcaacatcagcagcagcaacagcagcagcatcagctgcagcagcagcaacaccacaGCCTGAAGCACACCAAGCACGGCAAGGGGCACAAAAACGGCAAGCACGGCTCGaagggcagcagcagcaagtcGCAGGACGACTtcaagcagcaacagcagctgcagccgcCAAAgtgcagcggcaacagcaagTCAGCCAAGCGCAACGGTTGCGGCAACCAGGTGTTGCCGCTGCcaccgccgcagcagcagcactacTCCAGCTCCAGTGATAGCCTACCATTCGATAATAACTACTATTAG
- the LOC6607266 gene encoding zinc finger protein 700 isoform X1, with the protein MSPPSGEFRCRVCLKQDELLVDIYEIVEEMQVDLCTLLETCGGIKVDRRNVQPMYLCQECTNELLIAAKFRKKCEDSEKLRDMAREISMDTAERLASEEIIIIDPSDYIEQFFAVEDPENEPIGVARWNCQHCGAGFQQSEALRRHIQKVHASITIIDCRDCRRIFTKVGCYQVHNCSHAKSLKRKHKCLECGKCLQSASSLASHIRLHTDERAFTCDQCAKAFRTNGALQAHLRRHKQVMQHKCPHCGRGFVESSNLRRHIVARHTEERPHLCNFCQRSFSRVYMLELHLRTHTGERPYACQHCEKRFAQLGVLKSHERIHTGERLHRCQVCEKTFTRAGQLRKHALRHETGQ; encoded by the exons ATGTCGCCACCATCTGGTGAATTCCGTTGCCGAGTTTGCCTTAAACAGGATGAACTCCTGGTGGATATTTATGAGATCGTAGAAGAGATGCAGGTAGACCTGTGCACCTTGTTGGAAACGTGTGGCGGCATAAAG GTAGACCGCAGAAATGTACAGCCAATGTATTTATGCCAGGAGTGCACCAACGAGCTTCTCATCGCCGCAAAGTTTCGCAAAAAGTGCGAGGATTCGGAGAAGTTGCGCGATATGGCTCGCGAGATAAGCATGGACACGGCAGAACGCCTAGCTTCGGaggaaataattattattgatCCCAGCGACTATATTGAACAGTTCTTCGCTGTGGAGGATCCCGAAAATGAACCTATTGGAGTTGCACGCTGGAACTGCCAGCATTGTGGCGCTGGTTTCCAGCAATCGGAAGCACTGCGTCGGCACATCCAAAAAGTCCATGCTTCAATAACTATTATTGACTGTAGGGATTGCAGGCGGATCTTTACGAAAGTGGGTTGCTACCAGGTCCACAATTGCTCTCATGCCAAGTCACTCAAACGTAAGCACAAGTGCCTGGAGTGCGGTAAGTGCCTTCAATCCGCCTCTAGTCTGGCAAGCCACATTCGCCTGCACACCGACGAAAGGGCCTTCACCTGCGATCAGTGCGCCAAGGCCTTCAGGACCAATGGAGCATTGCAGGCTCATCTGAGGCGCCACAAGCAGGTCATGCAGCACAAGTGTCCGCACTGCGGACGTGGATTTGTAGAATCCAGCAACCTGCGACGCCATATAGTTGCCAGGCACACGGAGGAACGTCCGCATCTTTGCAACTTCTGTCAGCGCAGTTTCTCCAGGGTCTACATGCTGGAGCTGCATCTTCGTACACACACTGGCGAAAGACCCTACGCCTGCCAGCATTGTGAAAAACGTTTTGCCCAGCTGGGAGTCCTCAAGAGTCACGAGCGGATCCATACCGGTGAACGCCTGCACCGCTGCCAAGTGTGCGAAAAAACTTTTACGCGGGCGGGACAGCTCCGAAAGCACGCGTTGCGTCATGAAACCGGACAGTGA
- the LOC6607267 gene encoding uncharacterized protein LOC6607267: MLAQKAVAGAEELAQAKGKCVHCANAAERICQRCGDFYCSKHCQRQDWQRHRYICIPLPALVSPNEYSVFQSDGESTLEEACSLNADKSVVETTPTPLSRLPILPDLQCNNAGSSSIIAAKNDIPVSPPSGVMVYIMNFISSNRCNIRKASKSAENAFDEVCKKVNTTATILPRINNPPPNGWCLANVNGRYLRAKVCKKLGGVSDLLLVDLGIKQPGPFSDLKAISDELIALPCSSQLVQLENVLKCDYSNDVIAFNSQFVGKKYMATFKKGPGIHLVELVNTEMNFSVNEQLKAFFNSKKLLRNPKSVAENKKSCSLEGPQPSQVDERITTRAIESKPEIQNECEEILKQQDSGQIDQSKSTKLLVTEGASNKALGFIALLADEATKTDHDTAPKPKDEDVKHCLTPKANYPLQLSSHKLNLEHLSIHKTNAQTNGIVMPKNERVLQPPFEMRRFSIESKEGIDLIVVDSSKKNRGIFGAFDSTYVSEFYAPHSRLMEITDCEPYKPVVREYVLARFQGSWHRGKVEQIIVVPQQQTKYRVMDLDSTNVGDVTEMDIRRYPSDFTAPCATNLCVIDEFPHNPNAAQVSYLAEVLKVHQLVHIDSVKYRNHIAVIKSGSLIQKLLSL, from the exons ATGCTAGCACAAAAGGCAGTTGCCGGTGCTGAAGAA CTTGCGCAAGCCAAAGGAAAATGTGTCCATTGCGCAAACGCAGCGGAAAGGATCTGCCAGCGCTGCGGGGACTTCTACTGCTCCAAGCATTGTCAGCGACAGGATTGGCAACGTCATCGCTACATCTGCATCCCGCTGCCCGCGTTGGTTTCTCCCAATGAATATTCCGTGTTCCAGAGCGACGGGGAATCAACTTTGGAGGAGGCATGTTCTTTAAATGCTGACAAATCAGTAGTTGAGACGACGCCAACACCCCTCAGCCGTTTACCCATTCTTCCGGATTTGCAGTGCAATAACGCCGGCAGTTCCAGCATCAttgcagccaaaaatgatATTCCTGTTTCTCCTCCAAGCGGTGTAATGGTATACATTATGAACTTCATTTCCAGTAATCGTTGCAATATTCGCAAAGCCAGCAAATCTGCTGAAAATGCGTTTGACGAAGTTTGCAAAAAG GTTAATACCACAGCTACGATATTGCCCAGAATAAATAATCCACCACCAAATGGATGGTGCCTAGCCAACGTTAATGGCAGGTATTTGCGGGCGAAGGTTTGTAAGAAGCTCGGTGGTGTTTCCGACTTATTATTGGTCGATCTTGGAATCAAACAGCCTGGACCTTTTTCCGATTTAAAGGCTATCAGTGATGAGTTAATAGCACTGCCCTGTTCCAGCCAACTGGTGCAGCTCGAGAATGTATTGAAGTGTGACTATTCCAATGATGTCATTGCCTTCAACTCGCAATTCGTGGGCAAGAAATATATGGCAACCTTTAAAAAGGGCCCTGGAATACACCTCGTGGAACTAGTAAACACGGAGATGAACTTTTCGGTAAATGAACAGTTaaaagcatttttcaacaGTAAGAAGTTGCTACGAAACCCAAAATCTGTGGCCGAGAATAAGAAGTCATGTTCCTTAGAAGGTCCGCAACCTTCACAAGTTGATGAACGCATTACAACTCGTGCAATCGAATCGAAACCAGAGATACAGAATGAGTGTGAGGAGATACTTAAGCAACAGGACTCCGGTCAAATTGATCAATCAAAATCAACTAAACTACTGGTTACTGAAGGAGCCTCTAATAAGGCGCTTGGCTTTATAGCTTTGCTTGCTGATGAGGCAACTAAAACTGATCACGACACTGCACCAAAGCCTAAAGATGAAGACGTAAAACATTGCTTAACACCAAAAGCTAATTATCCGTTACAGCTTTCGAGCCATAAGTTAAACTTGGAACATCTCTCTATCCATAAAACTAATGCCCAAACAAATGGAATCGTAATGCCGAAAAACGAACGTGTCCTACAACCT cCTTTTGAGATGCGTAGATTTTCAATCGAATCTAAGGAAGGCATTGATCTCATTGTTGTGGACAgttcaaaaaaaaatcgaGGTATTTTTGGGGCCTTTGACAGCACATACGTCTCCGAATTTTATGCCCCGCATTCACGGTTAATGGAAATTACAGACTGCGAGCCTTATAAGCCAGT TGTCAGGGAATATGTGCTTGCCAGATTTCAGGGTTCCTGGCATCGCGGCAAAGTGGAACAGATTATAGTTGTTCCACAGCAGCAGACGAAGTACCGGGTAATGGACCTCGATTCCACGAACGTAGGGGACGTAACCGAAATGGATATCCGTCGATATCCATCAGACTTCACCGCTCCCTGTGCCACAAACCTTTGCGTGATTGACG AATTTCCGCACAACCCGAATGCAGCTCAGGTTTCCTATCTGGCGGAGGTTTTGAAGGTTCACCAGTTAGTTCATATCGATAGTGTCAAATATCGCAACCATATAGCCGTAATTAAATCGGGAAGCCTTATTCAGAAGCTGTTGAGCTTGTAA